A single region of the Fusarium fujikuroi IMI 58289 draft genome, chromosome FFUJ_chr05 genome encodes:
- a CDS encoding probable pheromone receptor, whose product MSTFDPFTQNVTFLAADGNTTISIPVMLVDEMRRMMVNTVINYATQLGACLVMLVVLLVMVPLSKFKRPFNALQILSLVICSVRMVLLCIWNISKFADFYPFWSHDFSHIPTSGYAPAIAANIISLLLVISIETMLMSQAWTMVKLWPNLWKYIITGLSLVISLMTICVRIAFTAVQIEANLDTIPPWHMLWLIKWTVIMNVSSISWWCAIFNIKLIWHLISNRGILPSYKTLNPMEVLVMTNVIFASLEWAHFVDFEAASLTLTSVAVILPLGTLAAQRIAASNANSANTSGASGASSGICYGVSGPSSFTGFKAPSFSTNRSGTTDRPHVSVYARCEAGTSSRDHINPEDVELGKMDGDHVRVDKAFLQREERI is encoded by the exons ATGTCGACTTTTGATCCGTTCACGCAGAACGTCACGTTCTTAGCAGCAGATGGAAACACCACCATCAGCATCCCCGTGATGCTCGTTGACGAGATGCGTCGCATGATGGTCAACACCGTCATCAACTATGCCACACAGCTCGGCGCCTGTCTCGTCATGCTTGTCGTTCTCCTCGTCATGGTGCCCCtttccaagttcaagagacCGTTCAACGCTCTTCAGATCCTCAGTCTCGTCATCTGCTCGGTCAGAATGGTGCTGCTTTGTATCTGGAACATCTCCAAGTTTGCCGACTTTTACCCCTTCTGGTCTCATGACTTTAGCCATATTCCTACCAGTGGGTATGCACCTGCCATTGCTGCCAATATCATCTCGCTCTTGCTCGTCATCTCGATCGAGACGATGCTCATGAGCCAGGCTTGGACGATGGTTAAGCTGTGGCCGAATCTGTGGAAGTATATCATCACTGGTCTTTCACTCGTCATTTCTCTCATGACGATTTGTGTGAGGATTGCTTTCACGGCTGTTCAGATCGAGGCGAATCTCGATACCATTCCGCCGTGGCACATGCTCTGGCTCATCAAGTGGACGGTCATCATGAACGTGTCTTCAATCTCATGGTGGtgtgccatcttcaacatcaagctcatctgGCATCTCATCTCCAACCGTGGTATCCTGCCATCTTACAAGACACTCAACCCCATGGAGGTCCTTGTCATGACCAACG TCATCTTCGCCTCTCTTGAATGGGCTCACTTCGTCGACTTCGAAGCAGCATCTCTCACCCTCACCTCCGTCGCTGTCATCCTCCCCCTCGGCACCCTCGCTGCACAACGCATCGCCGCCAGCAACGCCAACAGCGCCAACACCTCCGGCGCCTCCGGCGCCTCCAGTGGCATCTGCTACGGCGTCAGCGGGCCCAGCTCCTTCACCGGCTTCAAGGCACCCAGCTTCAGCACCAACCGCAGCGGCACCACAGACAGGCCTCACGTCTCCGTGTACGCCCGCTGTGAGGCGGGGACTTCGTCTCGCGATCACATCAACcccgaggatgttgagctcGGCAAGATGGACGGTGACCATGTCCGGGTTGACAAAGCCTTCTTGCAACGTGAAGAGCGGATCTAG